DNA from Paraphotobacterium marinum:
TGCAGGTGGAGTTTCTATTAACGATTTTTAAAGATTCATAAGTTGAGGAATATATGGATAAAGAGCAAATGTTGGATTATTTTCTTAATTATTTAAAATATGAAAAAAATACTAGTATTCATACCCTAAAAAACTATAAACGAAACTTATTAGAAATAAAATTATTTTTTGAAAAAAATCATTTTGATTCTTGGCGTGATGTTGATGTTCATAAAGTTAGACAATTCGCATCATATTTAAAACGTAAGGGGTTAAAGTCTACAAGTATTTCTACAAAGCTTTCTAGTCTTAGAAGTTTTTTAAATTTTTTAGTTCATGAAGGATTTTTGGAAGTTAACCCAGCTATTAGTTTAAATTCTCCTAGAAAAGATAAATTGTTACCAAAGAATATTGAAGTTGATGAAATTAATAAATTACTCGCTTTCGAAAGTGATGACCCCCTATCTATCAGAGATAAAGCCATCATGGAATTAATGTATGGATCAGGTTTACGATTATCCGAAGTAGTTGCATTAAATCTTAGTGATCTGAATTGTAAAAATCATGAAATTAAAGTAATTGGTAAAGGTGATAAAGAAAGATTACTTCCATTTCAGGGACAGTCTCTGAAAGCAATGACAGAGTGGTTAAAATATAGAGATGATTTTGTAAATAACTTATCTAATGACGCTGTTTTTTTATCCAAGCAAGGTAAAAGAATCTCTCATAGAAGCATTCAAAAAAGATTATCTGAATGGGGGAAAAAGCAATCGCTTTCTAGTCATTTAAACCCTCATAAACTTAGACATAGTTTTGCTACTCATTTACTTGAATCAAGTAGGAACTTAAGAGCAGTACAAGAACTTTTAGGACATGCTAATTTATCAACTACTCAAGTATATACTCATCTAGATTTCCAGCATTTAGCTAGTGTTTACGATCAAGCACATCCTCGGGCTAAAAAAAGTAATAAAAAATGAATACTTTTAAAAAGTTAGATGAGTTTGAGGTTTTATCTTTCGATTTAGATGATACCCTTTATTGCAACAAAAAAGTCCTATTTAAAGCA
Protein-coding regions in this window:
- the xerC gene encoding tyrosine recombinase XerC, whose protein sequence is MDKEQMLDYFLNYLKYEKNTSIHTLKNYKRNLLEIKLFFEKNHFDSWRDVDVHKVRQFASYLKRKGLKSTSISTKLSSLRSFLNFLVHEGFLEVNPAISLNSPRKDKLLPKNIEVDEINKLLAFESDDPLSIRDKAIMELMYGSGLRLSEVVALNLSDLNCKNHEIKVIGKGDKERLLPFQGQSLKAMTEWLKYRDDFVNNLSNDAVFLSKQGKRISHRSIQKRLSEWGKKQSLSSHLNPHKLRHSFATHLLESSRNLRAVQELLGHANLSTTQVYTHLDFQHLASVYDQAHPRAKKSNKK